A stretch of the Leopardus geoffroyi isolate Oge1 chromosome B2, O.geoffroyi_Oge1_pat1.0, whole genome shotgun sequence genome encodes the following:
- the LOC123609490 gene encoding histone H2B type 1-K, with translation MPEPAKSAPAPKKGSKKAVTKAQKKDGKKRKRSRKESYSVYVYKVLKQVHPDTGISSKAMGIMNSFVNDIFERIAGEASRLAHYNKRSTITSREIQTAVRLLLPGELAKHAVSEGTKAVTKYTSAK, from the coding sequence atgcctgagccagccaagtcCGCCCCGGCCCCGAAGAAGGGCTCGAAGAAGGCGGTGACCAAGGCGCAGAAGAAGGACGGCAAGAAGCGCAAGCGCAGCCGCAAGGAGAGCTACTCGGTGTACGTGTACAAGGTGCTGAAGCAGGTGCACCCCGACACCGGCATCTCGTCCAAGGCCATGGGCATCATGAACTCGTTCGTCAACGACATCTTCGAGCGCATCGCGGGCGAGGCGTCGCGCCTGGCGCATTACAACAAGCGCTCGACCATCACGTCCCGGGAGATCCAGACGGCCGTGCGCCTGCTGCTGCCCGGGGAGCTGGCCAAGCACGCCGTGTCCGAGGGCACCAAGGCCGTCACCAAGTACACCAGCGCCAAGTGA
- the LOC123609471 gene encoding histone H2A type 1-J yields the protein MSGRGKQGGKARAKAKTRSSRAGLQFPVGRVHRLLRKGNYAERVGAGAPVYLAAVLEYLTAEILELAGNAARDNKKTRIIPRHLQLAIRNDEELNKLLGRVTIAQGGVLPNIQAVLLPKKTESHHKTKGK from the coding sequence ATGTCCGGACGCGGGAAGCAGGGCGGCAAGGCTCGCGCCAAGGCCAAGACGCGCTCGTCGCGGGCCGGGCTGCAGTTCCCGGTGGGCCGCGTGCACCGCCTGCTCCGCAAGGGCAACTACGCCGAGCGGGTGGGGGCCGGCGCGCCGGTGTACCTGGCGGCCGTGCTGGAGTACCTGACGGCCGAGATCCTGGAGCTGGCGGGCAACGCGGCCCGCGACAACAAGAAGACGCGCATCATCCCGCGCCACCTGCAGCTGGCCATCCGCAACGACGAGGAGCTCAACAAGCTGCTGGGCCGCGTCACCATCGCGCAGGGCGGCGTCCTGCCCAACATCCAGGCCGTGCTGCTGCCCAAGAAGACCGAGAGCCACCACAAGACCAAGGGCAAGTAG
- the LOC123609507 gene encoding histone H4 has protein sequence MSGRGKGGKGLGKGGAKRHRKVLRDNIQGITKPAIRRLARRGGVKRISGLIYEETRGVLKVFLENVIRDAVTYTEHAKRKTVTAMDVVYALKRQGRTLYGFGG, from the coding sequence ATGTCCGGCCGGGGCAAAGGCGGGAAGGGCTTGGGCAAAGGGGGCGCCAAGCGCCACCGCAAGGTGCTGCGCGACAACATCCAGGGCATCACCAAGCCCGCCATCCGGCGGCTGGCCCGGCGCGGCGGCGTCAAGCGCATCTCCGGCCTCATCTACGAGGAGACCCGCGGGGTGCTCAAGGTGTTCCTGGAGAACGTGATCCGGGACGCCGTCACCTACACGGAGCACGCCAAGCGCAAGACGGTCACGGCCATGGACGTGGTGTACGCGCTCAAGCGCCAGGGCCGCACCCTCTACGGCTTTGGGGGCTGA
- the LOC123609518 gene encoding histone H3.1t-like yields MARTKQTARKSTGGKAPRKQLATKAARKSAPATGGVKKPHRYRPGTVALREIRRYQKSTELLIRKLPFQRLVREIAQDFKTDLRFQSSAVMALQEACEAYLVGLFEDTNLALWSLLVGMSGRGKGGKGLGKGGAKRHRKVLRDNIQGITKPAIRRLARRGGVKRISGLIYEETRGVLKVFLENVIRDAVTYTEHAKRKTVTAMDVVYALKRQGRTLYGFGG; encoded by the exons ATGGCTCGCACGAAGCAGACGGCGCGCAAGTCGACGGGCGGCAAGGCCCCGCGCAAGCAGCTGGCCACCAAGGCGGCCCGCAAGAGCGCGCCGGCCACCGGCGGCGTCAAGAAGCCGCACCGCTACCGGCCCGGCACGGTGGCCCTGCGCGAGATCCGCCGCTACCAGAAGTCCACCGAGCTGCTGATCCGCAAGCTGCCGTTCCAGCGGCTGGTGCGCGAGATCGCGCAGGACTTCAAGACCGACCTGCGCTTCCAGAGCTCGGCCGTGATGGCGCTGCAGGAGGCGTGCGAGGCCTACCTGGTGGGGCTCTTCGAGGACACCAACCT GGCTTTGTGGAGTCTTCTTGTCGGCATGTCTGGTCGCGGCAAGGGCGGGAAGGGCCTGGGCAAGGGGGGCGCCAAGCGCCACCGCAAGGTGCTGCGCGACAACATCCAGGGCATCACCAAGCCCGCCATCCGGCGGCTGGCCCGGCGCGGCGGCGTCAAGCGCATCTCCGGCCTCATCTACGAGGAGACCCGCGGGGTGCTCAAGGTGTTCCTGGAGAACGTGATCCGGGACGCCGTCACCTACACGGAGCACGCCAAGCGCAAGACGGTCACGGCCATGGACGTGGTGTACGCGCTCAAGCGCCAGGGCCGCACCCTCTACGGCTTCGGGGGCTGA
- the LOC123609496 gene encoding histone H2B type 1-C/E/F/G/I, translated as MPEPAKSAPAPKKGSKKAVTKAQKKDGKKRKRSRKESYSVYVYKVLKQVHPDTGISSKAMGIMNSFVNDIFERIAGEASRLAHYNKRSTITSREIQTAVRLLLPGELAKHAVSEGTKAVTKYTSSK; from the coding sequence atgcctgagccagccaagtcGGCCCCGGCCCCGAAGAAGGGCTCGAAGAAGGCGGTGACCAAGGCGCAGAAGAAGGACGGCAAGAAGCGCAAGCGCAGCCGCAAGGAGAGCTACTCGGTGTACGTGTACAAGGTGCTGAAGCAGGTGCACCCCGACACCGGCATCTCGTCCAAGGCCATGGGCATCATGAACTCGTTCGTGAACGACATCTTCGAGCGCATCGCGGGCGAGGCGTCGCGCCTGGCGCATTACAACAAGCGTTCGACCATCACGTCCCGGGAGATCCAGACGGCCGTGCGCCTGCTGCTGCCCGGGGAGTTGGCCAAGCACGCCGTGTCCGAGGGCACCAAGGCCGTCACCAAGTACACCAGCTCCAAGTAA
- the LOC123609480 gene encoding histone H2A type 1-E-like, with amino-acid sequence MSGRGKQGGKARAKAKTRSSRAGLQFPVGRVHRLLRKGNYAERVGAGAPVYLAAVLEYLTAEILELAGNAARDNKKTRIIPRHLQLAIRNDEELNKLLGRVTIAQGGVLPNIQAVLLPKKTESHHKAK; translated from the coding sequence ATGTCGGGACGCGGAAAGCAGGGCGGCAAGGCTCGCGCCAAGGCCAAGACGCGCTCGTCGCGGGCCGGGCTGCAGTTCCCGGTGGGCCGCGTGCACCGCCTGCTCCGCAAGGGCAACTACGCCGAGCGGGTGGGGGCCGGCGCGCCGGTGTACCTGGCGGCCGTGCTGGAGTACCTGACGGCCGAGATCCTGGAGCTGGCGGGCAACGCGGCCCGCGACAACAAGAAGACGCGCATCATCCCGCGCCACCTGCAGCTGGCCATCCGCAACGACGAGGAGCTCAACAAGCTGCTGGGCCGCGTCACCATCGCGCAGGGCGGCGTCCTGCCCAACATCCAGGCCGTGCTGCTGCCCAAGAAGACCGAGAGCCACCACAAGGCCAAGTGA
- the LOC123609474 gene encoding histone H2A type 1-E, producing the protein MSGRGKQGGKARAKAKTRSSRAGLQFPVGRVHRLLRKGNYAERVGAGAPVYLAAVLEYLTAEILELAGNAARDNKKTRIIPRHLQLAIRNDEELNKLLGRVTIAQGGVLPNIQAVLLPKKTESHHKAKGK; encoded by the coding sequence ATGTCTGGACGCGGGAAGCAGGGCGGTAAGGCTCGCGCCAAGGCCAAGACGCGCTCGTCGCGGGCCGGGCTGCAGTTCCCGGTGGGCCGCGTGCACCGCCTGCTCCGCAAGGGCAACTACGCCGAGCGGGTGGGGGCCGGCGCGCCGGTGTACCTGGCGGCCGTGCTGGAGTACCTGACGGCCGAGATCCTGGAGCTGGCGGGCAACGCGGCCCGCGACAACAAGAAGACGCGCATCATCCCGCGCCACCTGCAGCTGGCCATCCGCAACGACGAGGAGCTCAACAAGCTGCTGGGCCGCGTCACCATCGCGCAGGGCGGCGTCCTGCCCAACATCCAGGCCGTGCTGCTGCCCAAGAAGACCGAGAGCCACCACAAGGCCAAGGGGAAATAG
- the LOC123609491 gene encoding histone H2B type 1-C/E/F/G/I yields MPEPAKSAPAPKKGSKKAVTKAQKKDGKKRKRSRKESYSVYVYKVLKQVHPDTGISSKAMGIMNSFVNDIFERIAGEASRLAHYNKRSTITSREIQTAVRLLLPGELAKHAVSEGTKAVTKYTSSK; encoded by the coding sequence atgcctgagccagccaagtcGGCCCCGGCCCCGAAGAAGGGCTCGAAGAAGGCGGTGACCAAGGCGCAGAAGAAGGACGGCAAGAAGCGCAAGCGCAGCCGCAAGGAGAGCTACTCGGTGTACGTGTACAAGGTGCTGAAGCAGGTGCACCCCGACACCGGCATCTCGTCCAAGGCCATGGGCATCATGAACTCGTTCGTCAACGACATCTTCGAGCGCATCGCGGGCGAGGCGTCGCGCCTGGCGCATTACAACAAGCGCTCGACCATCACGTCCCGGGAGATCCAGACGGCCGTGCGCCTGCTGCTGCCCGGGGAGCTGGCCAAGCACGCCGTGTCCGAGGGCACCAAGGCCGTCACCAAGTACACCAGCTCCAAGTAG